In Camelina sativa cultivar DH55 chromosome 16, Cs, whole genome shotgun sequence, a single window of DNA contains:
- the LOC104751125 gene encoding U-box domain-containing protein 35-like: MYSRRVRGTSVDFGTITAIAIDKDKNSQHAFKWAVENLLQDSPQCVLLHVQAGNNQDETHQLFLPFRGFCTRKGIIAKEVILGDLDISNALVKYISNNFIANIVVGASARNSFLKKFKSPDVPTTLLKTTPETCAVFVVSKGKLSRSKFATQPQKISRQQNLSFLLYNSTSSISSDSERASSSPVSTQTNKPISDSYLSYSPRISPPQSVSEISHSERTDNGSYGVVSSVSSYTISSSSTTNRSSISSTSTESPLAGNVVEQQNQNLEAEVRRLRLELKQFKKNKDTTTQKENSQELQVPRATATPRSEEAIELPRLFFEREKQKRQSEIHAAEIAKRIAQMESLKRRLQEMQANLEKERMVNEVSYRRYSIKDVEGATNGFSDDLKIGEGGYGPVYKAVLHYNSVAIKIMKSGITEGLKQFQQEIEVLSSMRHPNMVILLGACPELGCLVYEYMENGTLEDRIFCKNDTPPLSWRARFRIAAEIATGLLFLHQAKPEPLVHRDLKPANILLDKNFTSKISDVGLARLVPPSMADDSFSNYHMTSAAGTFCYIDPEYQQTGMLGVKSDLYSFGVVLLQIITAMPAMGLTHKVEMAIENNKLREILDPKVSEWPEEETLELAKLALQCCELRKKDRPDLASVLLPALTRLREFATEDHERIQDRTYVSHVHNSVSLPQFPPPQINKKLTVAVPATHEELDPYRSSNHSISRRSRPPRSHTSQSKGKRWSFMSCVPSKVQWGDLP, encoded by the exons ATGTATTCAAGAAGAGTAAGAGGGACCTCGGTAGACTTTGGCACAATCACGGCGATCGCCATTGATAAGGACAAGAACAGCCAACATGCCTTCAAGTGGGCCGTTGAAAATCTCCTTCAAGATTCTCCACAATGTGTCCTTCTCCACGTTCAAG CAGGAAACAATCAAGACGAGACACATCAATTGTTTCTTCCTTTCAGAGGATTCTGCACTCGAAAAGGA ATCATAGCTAAGGAGGTTATTCTTGGCGATCTTGACATCTCCAATGCTTTGGTTAAATACATAAGCAACAATTTTATTGCAAATATCGTTGTTGGCGCATCTGCACGCAACTCCTTCCtcaa GAAGTTTAAGAGTCCAGATGTGCCCACAACTTTGCTTAAGACGACTCCAGAGACTTGTGCCGTCTTTGTTGTGTCCAAAGGTAAGCTATCAAGAAGCAAATTTGCGACTCAGCCTCAGAAAATTTCGAGACaacaaaatctctcttttttgttgtaCAACTCAACGAGCTCCATTTCCAGTGATTCCGAGAG GGCATCTTCATCACCTGTATCTACACAAACCAACAAACCAATATCAGATTCCTACCTATCCTATTCACCTCGCATCTCACCACCTCAATCTGTAAGTGAGATTTCTCACTCAGAGAGGACTGACAATGGCAGCTACGGTGTGGTATCAAGTGTGAGTTCTTACACCATCTCTTCAAGTTCTACTACCAACAGAAGCTCGATCTCTTCAACGTCCACG GAAAGTCCACTTGCAGGAAATGTCGTGGAACAACAG AATCAAAATCTTGAAGCAGAGGTGAGGAGACTAAGACTGGAGTTGAAGCAGTTTAAGAAGAACAAAGATACTACAACCCAAAAAGAAAAC TCTCAAGAACTTCAAGTACCTAGAGCTACCGCAACCCCAAGGTCAGAGGAAGCAATAGAATTGCCTAGATTATTTTTTGAGAGGGAAAAGCAGAAAAGGCAGTCTGAAATCCACGCAGCTGAAATAGCAAAGCGCATAGCGCAAATGGAGAGCCTAAAGAGAAGATTACAAGAGATGCAAGCCaatttagagaaagagagaatggtCAATGAAGTCTCTTACAGACGTTATAGTATCAAAGATGTTGAAGGTGCAACCAATGGTTTTTCTGATGATCTAAAGATTGGGGAAGGAGGTTATGGACCTGTTTACAAAGCTGTCCTCCATTACAATTCTGTCGCCATTAAGATCATGAAGTCAGGTATCACAGAGGGACTGAAACAGTTCCAACAAGAG ATTGAGGTTCTGAGTAGCATGAGACACCCTAATATGGTGATCCTTCTCGGTGCATGTCCCGAGTTAGGTTGTCTCGTTTATGAGTATATGGAAAATGGAACACTTGAAGATCGCATCTTCTGCAAAAACGATACACCTCCACTTTCATGGAGAGCAAGGTTCAGAATCGCTGCTGAGATTGCCACaggacttctttttcttcaccagGCAAAACCTGAGCCCCTAGTTCATCGTGATCTGAAGCCAGCAAACATTCTGCTTGATAAAAATTTCACTAGTAAGATCAGTGATGTCGGTCTAGCTCGCTTGGTGCCTCCCTCTATGGCTGATGATTCTTTCAGTAACTATCACATGACTTCTGCAGCCG GTACATTTTGTTACATCGACCCTGAGTATCAGCAAACCGGAATGCTTGGAGTGAAATCTGACCTCTATTCCTTTGGTGTAGTGCTTCTGCAAATCATAACAGCGATGCCAGCAATGGGTTTAACCCATAAAGTAGAGATGgcaattgaaaataataagctCAGAGAAATTTTGGATCCAAAAGTATCAGAATGGCCTGAAGAAGAGACTCTGGAGTTGGCTAAATTGGCTTTGCAGTGCTGTGAACTGAGGAAAAAAGACAGACCTGATCTTGCTTCAGTACTGTTACCAGCTCTAACCAGGCTAAGAGAGTTTGCAACAGAGGATCATGAACGTATCCAGGACAGAACATATGTGTCACATGTACACAATTCAGTTTCGCTTCCCCAGTTTCCTCCCCCTCAG